From Woronichinia naegeliana WA131, the proteins below share one genomic window:
- a CDS encoding AmpG family muropeptide MFS transporter has translation MSALIFLGFASGLPFYLSSKNPIQAWMSEDGVSLEAIGAFGLVSLPYSLKFLWSPLLDRFVPPFLGRRRGWLVISQIALIVAIAAMALQNPSKALQFLAINAFLIAFFSATQDILADAYRTDVLEKPELGAGASVFLLGYRLAIIFTSYLPLWIAEQTSWNFFYLLMSALMIIGLVNSFFAPEPPKKGEPPKSLKDAIVYPFLDFLERNGLQKSIFILLFITIYKLGDAMVKNLSTPFLLEQGLHFSKSDLALPGTLSIIATIVGTLAGGAIMTRIGINRSLWIFAIVQAVGNLMYFALALVGRNQLLMIGAINVESFCSGLESAAFVAFLMSLCNQRFSATQYALLSSLVAFNRDILVAPSGIWAKAMGWPNFFLMTAIAALPGLILLPFFAPWQEREDLAPQLTSRFGSEDEDN, from the coding sequence ATGTCAGCCCTGATTTTTCTGGGATTTGCATCGGGACTTCCCTTCTATCTCTCTAGTAAAAATCCGATCCAGGCTTGGATGAGTGAGGATGGGGTCAGTTTAGAGGCCATTGGTGCGTTTGGGTTGGTCAGCCTTCCCTATTCCCTTAAATTTCTTTGGTCGCCGCTCCTAGATCGCTTTGTTCCTCCCTTTTTAGGACGCAGACGAGGATGGTTAGTCATTTCCCAGATTGCCTTAATTGTGGCGATCGCGGCCATGGCGTTACAAAATCCGTCCAAAGCCCTGCAATTTCTGGCTATCAATGCTTTTTTAATTGCTTTTTTTAGTGCAACCCAGGATATTTTAGCCGATGCCTATCGCACTGATGTTCTCGAAAAACCGGAATTAGGGGCAGGAGCTTCTGTTTTCCTATTGGGATATCGTTTAGCCATTATTTTTACGAGTTATTTACCCCTTTGGATTGCTGAACAAACCTCATGGAATTTCTTTTATTTATTAATGTCTGCCTTAATGATCATTGGTCTAGTCAATTCATTTTTTGCACCCGAACCACCTAAAAAAGGAGAGCCGCCCAAGAGCCTAAAGGATGCGATTGTTTATCCCTTTCTAGATTTTTTAGAAAGGAATGGACTACAAAAATCTATTTTTATTTTATTGTTTATTACTATCTATAAATTAGGGGATGCAATGGTTAAAAACCTTTCGACTCCTTTTTTATTGGAGCAGGGTTTACATTTTAGCAAAAGTGACCTTGCCTTACCCGGAACCCTTAGTATTATTGCCACTATTGTGGGGACATTGGCGGGGGGAGCCATTATGACTAGGATTGGCATTAATCGTTCTCTTTGGATTTTTGCCATTGTCCAAGCGGTCGGCAATTTAATGTACTTCGCCTTGGCTTTAGTGGGAAGAAATCAGCTTTTAATGATTGGAGCCATTAATGTGGAAAGTTTTTGTTCTGGCTTGGAATCCGCCGCTTTTGTGGCCTTTTTGATGAGCCTTTGTAACCAACGTTTTTCTGCAACTCAATATGCCTTACTTTCTAGTTTAGTTGCCTTCAATCGAGATATTTTAGTCGCGCCTTCTGGTATTTGGGCTAAGGCAATGGGTTGGCCGAACTTTTTCTTGATGACGGCGATCGCTGCTTTACCAGGCTTAATTTTATTGCCCTTTTTCGCGCCTTGGCAGGAAAGGGAAGATTTAGCTCCCCAACTCACCTCTCGATTTGGCTCTGAAGATGAGGATAATTGA
- a CDS encoding YqeG family HAD IIIA-type phosphatase translates to MTRAKLLQPDLVLGNTILHLTPRILQRHHLQGLVLDVDETLVSFRRADVSEELQFWVEKIRPILPIWLVSNNLSEVRIGRIADSLNLPYLFGAGKPSRRKIRYAIQAMNLPVSTVAMVGDRLFTDVLAGNRLGMFTILVEPMVHPELSPKSHSLRNLEVWISEKLGVTLHHS, encoded by the coding sequence ATGACTAGAGCCAAACTCCTGCAACCCGACCTTGTTCTCGGCAATACTATCCTGCATCTGACACCGAGGATTTTACAACGTCATCATTTACAGGGACTGGTCTTAGATGTGGATGAAACCCTAGTGTCCTTTCGACGGGCAGATGTTTCTGAGGAGTTACAGTTTTGGGTGGAAAAAATTCGACCGATCCTTCCCATTTGGTTAGTGAGTAATAATCTTAGCGAGGTTCGGATTGGGCGCATTGCCGATAGCCTCAACTTGCCCTACCTATTTGGGGCCGGAAAACCCTCTCGACGGAAAATTCGTTATGCCATTCAAGCCATGAATTTACCTGTATCAACGGTGGCAATGGTGGGCGATCGCTTATTTACCGATGTCTTGGCCGGTAATCGTTTGGGAATGTTTACTATTTTAGTGGAGCCGATGGTACATCCTGAGTTATCACCCAAAAGTCACTCTTTGCGAAACCTAGAAGTTTGGATTTCTGAGAAATTGGGGGTTACACTTCATCATTCGTAA
- a CDS encoding DEAD/DEAH box helicase gives MTSTSLPESYQVLQTRYEQLPLLEKTILQLLSILYHPVTRMELANCLNHLGYRDSREKTWNVASLKPIIEPLLKLELLKTGSNTGITCHQQLREIPSRDAVKTGIFENLVTAVEMAYPIRESSYNSRRSFRSDSELIREVRIGIHNQDLVFIERQFEDFYHYSSSSRQITLESVFLEMLENPFDLEWLKSLSPELIEFALQIRLSESLHKLSTTEDELELLKQEVLVVQRKSPVLVVLLAEQLLLRGELKELESFFQQIEKQNIDLHPSNFFIYQGNIACLKGHYAESIASYRQALVSIRKLTKKRKIYLPGIAGLLFILSLLGEGSGDCKQEAQGYVKNALDLAVSDSFNEIYVLLDNLLQWQQGNQPYRERLRHLCITDPEEHSLVTFFKLICTYWLKPDRQESLLNWARNFQTRAYRADYQWLAVEIADLILRCDSLSQDSYGEIVQQWQAVEGGVSLLDIVKPQSEWELSLTALANLVGQPSAKSLEKIPVATKRLAWFVTYYSENSYSLSPREQSWTKKGDWTAGRAIALKRLTKQSSDLNYFTPQDWQICSYLESYSVGYYGQMDYRFDNLAFVALVGHPLVFLDNTPPVQLEVVAGEPELKVEKLKKTRIVLKLEPNLASGEQVLVIKESLTRIKVIEVTPQHRKIATILGENNRLEVPLAAQEQVLTAINAVASLVTVHSDIGGGSENAQEVPSYNRPHIHLLPMGGGLKVAILTRPFGETGPYFQPGKGGETVITEIEGQRYQTNRDLQEEKKRAKETINACPTLALNDSEGGEWYLEEPEHCLELLLELQGLGENVKIEWPEGEKLRVSHQASFGQFNLNIQRQRDWFAAEGELQVDDNLVIGLQQLIELLEKSPGRFIALADGQFLALTNEFRQRLEELKAFSEKQGKGRRFHPLAALALEDMLDEAESLKSDRHWKEHIKRIKEMKDLDPQPPSTLQADLRDYQVEGFQWLARLAHWGVGACLADDMGLGKTVQALALILTKAAAGPTLIVAPTSVCPNWISEANRFAPTLNPMQFGSGDRALVLENLQPFDLVLCTYGLLQQEEVAEMLAKVQWQVVVLDEAQAIKNMATKRSQAAMNLQAEFKLITTGTPIENHLGELWNLFRFINPGLLGSLDSFNERFANAIERGQNKAARNQLKRLIQPFLLRRTKNQVLKELPARTEILLQVELSSEEMAFYEALRRQAIAKLENSDAQAGAKHLQVLAEIMRLRRACCNPSLIMPDSPVKSSKLETFGEVLQELLENRHKALVFSQFVDHLTILRNYLDEQKINYQYLDGSTPIKERKKRVDAFQNGEGDVFLISLKAGGTGLNLTAADYVIHMDPWWNPAVEDQASDRAHRIGQKRPVTIYRLVAKNTIEEKIVDLHHQKRDLADSLLEGTDVSGKVSTDQLLQLISGN, from the coding sequence ATGACTAGTACTAGCCTCCCTGAATCCTATCAAGTTCTCCAAACACGGTACGAGCAATTACCTCTCCTAGAGAAGACCATTCTGCAATTATTGTCTATTCTCTATCACCCAGTTACTCGTATGGAGTTAGCAAATTGCTTGAATCATCTGGGTTATCGGGATAGCAGAGAGAAAACCTGGAATGTTGCCAGTCTGAAGCCAATCATCGAGCCACTCTTAAAATTAGAATTGCTAAAAACAGGAAGTAACACCGGAATAACCTGCCATCAACAATTGCGGGAAATCCCTAGTCGGGATGCGGTAAAAACAGGGATATTTGAAAACTTAGTAACGGCGGTTGAAATGGCTTATCCCATTCGGGAGTCTAGCTATAATTCACGACGATCATTTCGGTCGGATTCTGAACTCATTCGGGAAGTTCGCATTGGCATCCACAATCAAGATCTGGTTTTCATTGAGCGTCAATTTGAAGATTTCTATCATTACTCATCTAGCTCTCGGCAGATTACCCTGGAGAGCGTTTTCCTAGAAATGCTAGAAAATCCTTTTGATCTGGAATGGCTAAAGAGTTTATCGCCTGAGCTGATTGAATTTGCCTTACAGATTCGACTATCAGAATCCCTCCACAAGTTGTCCACCACAGAAGATGAACTAGAATTACTCAAGCAGGAAGTCCTGGTCGTTCAGCGTAAATCTCCTGTCCTGGTCGTGTTATTGGCAGAGCAATTGTTATTACGGGGTGAGTTGAAGGAGCTAGAATCTTTCTTTCAGCAGATTGAAAAACAAAATATTGATCTTCATCCTAGTAACTTCTTTATTTATCAAGGGAATATTGCTTGTTTGAAAGGACATTATGCTGAATCGATCGCCAGTTATCGTCAAGCTTTAGTAAGTATTAGGAAACTAACGAAAAAACGCAAAATTTATCTGCCAGGCATTGCTGGCCTATTATTCATTTTGTCCCTCCTGGGAGAAGGCTCAGGGGACTGCAAACAAGAAGCTCAGGGCTATGTCAAAAATGCCTTAGATCTAGCGGTTTCTGACTCCTTTAATGAAATTTATGTGCTTTTAGATAATTTACTTCAGTGGCAACAGGGCAATCAGCCCTACCGAGAGCGTTTACGCCATCTTTGCATCACCGACCCAGAAGAACATAGCTTAGTAACTTTTTTTAAATTAATCTGTACCTACTGGCTAAAGCCTGATCGCCAGGAATCTCTGCTTAATTGGGCTAGAAATTTTCAAACACGAGCCTATCGAGCCGATTATCAATGGTTGGCAGTCGAAATAGCTGACTTGATCCTACGCTGTGACTCCCTAAGTCAGGATTCTTATGGGGAGATCGTCCAGCAATGGCAGGCAGTGGAGGGCGGTGTTAGTTTACTGGATATTGTTAAACCCCAAAGTGAGTGGGAATTGTCCTTAACGGCTTTAGCTAATTTAGTGGGTCAACCTTCAGCTAAAAGTCTGGAAAAGATACCTGTGGCGACTAAACGTTTAGCCTGGTTTGTCACCTATTATTCTGAAAATAGTTATTCTTTATCTCCCCGTGAACAGAGTTGGACAAAAAAAGGAGATTGGACAGCCGGACGAGCGATCGCCCTAAAACGCTTAACCAAACAATCCTCAGATCTCAATTATTTCACCCCCCAGGATTGGCAAATTTGCAGTTATTTAGAAAGTTATTCAGTCGGTTATTACGGACAGATGGATTATCGTTTTGATAATCTGGCTTTTGTGGCCTTAGTCGGTCATCCTTTGGTCTTTTTAGATAATACTCCGCCGGTACAGCTTGAGGTTGTTGCTGGAGAACCAGAGTTAAAGGTCGAAAAGCTCAAAAAGACAAGAATTGTTCTAAAACTTGAGCCTAATCTGGCTAGTGGAGAACAAGTATTAGTGATCAAAGAAAGTCTGACTCGTATTAAAGTCATTGAGGTTACTCCGCAACATCGAAAAATTGCCACTATTTTAGGCGAGAATAATCGTCTAGAAGTGCCTCTCGCAGCGCAAGAACAGGTTTTAACGGCAATAAATGCCGTTGCTAGTTTAGTAACGGTGCATTCCGACATTGGGGGTGGCTCAGAAAATGCTCAGGAAGTACCGTCCTATAACCGACCCCATATTCATCTTTTGCCGATGGGAGGAGGCTTAAAGGTCGCCATTTTAACTCGTCCTTTTGGAGAAACAGGCCCCTATTTTCAGCCTGGCAAAGGAGGAGAAACCGTGATTACAGAAATTGAGGGTCAACGTTATCAAACCAATCGTGATCTCCAGGAAGAAAAGAAACGGGCCAAGGAAACGATTAATGCTTGTCCGACTTTGGCTTTAAATGATAGTGAGGGAGGAGAGTGGTATCTGGAAGAGCCAGAACATTGTCTGGAGTTACTCTTAGAATTGCAAGGCTTAGGAGAAAATGTCAAAATTGAATGGCCCGAAGGTGAAAAATTACGGGTCAGTCATCAGGCTAGTTTTGGTCAATTTAATCTCAATATTCAACGTCAACGGGATTGGTTTGCTGCCGAAGGAGAGTTGCAAGTTGATGACAATTTGGTGATCGGATTACAACAGTTAATCGAATTACTGGAAAAAAGTCCTGGGCGGTTTATCGCTTTGGCCGATGGGCAATTTCTGGCTCTAACCAACGAGTTTCGACAACGATTAGAGGAGTTAAAAGCCTTTTCGGAAAAACAAGGTAAAGGACGACGTTTTCATCCCTTAGCAGCCTTGGCCCTTGAAGATATGTTAGACGAAGCCGAAAGCCTAAAAAGCGATCGCCATTGGAAGGAACATATCAAACGCATCAAGGAAATGAAAGACCTCGATCCCCAACCACCTTCGACTTTGCAAGCGGATTTGCGGGATTATCAGGTAGAGGGGTTTCAATGGTTAGCTCGTTTAGCCCATTGGGGTGTGGGGGCCTGTTTAGCTGATGATATGGGACTCGGTAAAACGGTGCAGGCCTTGGCCTTAATTCTCACCAAAGCCGCCGCAGGGCCGACTCTGATTGTGGCTCCCACTTCCGTTTGTCCCAACTGGATCAGTGAGGCTAATCGTTTTGCGCCAACCCTAAATCCGATGCAGTTTGGTAGTGGCGACAGAGCCTTAGTTTTAGAAAACTTGCAACCCTTTGATTTAGTGTTATGCACCTATGGACTTTTACAACAGGAAGAAGTGGCTGAGATGTTGGCCAAAGTGCAGTGGCAAGTGGTGGTATTAGATGAGGCCCAGGCGATTAAAAATATGGCCACCAAACGTTCCCAAGCGGCAATGAATTTACAAGCAGAATTTAAGTTGATTACCACCGGCACTCCCATTGAAAATCATCTAGGAGAACTTTGGAATTTGTTTCGCTTTATTAATCCTGGTTTATTGGGTTCCCTGGATAGTTTTAATGAACGGTTTGCCAATGCGATCGAGCGGGGTCAAAATAAGGCTGCCCGTAATCAACTCAAGCGTTTGATTCAACCTTTCCTATTGCGTCGGACCAAAAACCAAGTTCTCAAAGAATTACCCGCCCGGACTGAAATTCTGTTACAGGTCGAACTGAGTTCAGAAGAAATGGCTTTTTATGAAGCTCTCCGTCGTCAGGCGATCGCCAAATTGGAAAATAGTGATGCTCAAGCAGGAGCCAAACACTTACAGGTTTTAGCGGAAATTATGCGGTTACGGCGAGCTTGTTGTAATCCCAGTCTCATCATGCCGGATAGTCCGGTCAAAAGCTCCAAATTGGAAACCTTTGGGGAGGTTTTGCAAGAATTATTAGAAAACCGTCACAAGGCCTTAGTTTTTAGTCAATTTGTCGATCACTTGACCATTCTTCGTAACTATCTAGACGAGCAAAAAATTAATTATCAATATCTCGATGGTAGCACTCCAATTAAGGAGCGTAAAAAACGAGTAGATGCTTTCCAAAATGGGGAAGGGGATGTCTTTTTAATTAGTCTCAAAGCAGGGGGAACGGGTTTAAATTTAACGGCTGCCGATTATGTGATTCACATGGATCCCTGGTGGAATCCCGCCGTAGAAGATCAAGCCAGCGATCGCGCCCATCGTATTGGCCAAAAGCGTCCTGTTACTATTTATCGTCTAGTGGCAAAGAATACGATTGAGGAAAAAATTGTCGATTTACACCATCAAAAACGCGACCTAGCGGATAGTTTATTGGAAGGTACGGATGTTAGTGGCAAGGTTTCGACGGATCAATTGTTGCAGTTGATTAGTGGGAATTAA